The Methylobacterium sp. AMS5 genome window below encodes:
- a CDS encoding phage tail length tape measure family protein yields MTERRIVELVVDSRGAEQGFSRYATAATQAGAASDRAADAEDRVQAAMAKAGAARDRATGSELRLQAAIDRQVQGTVASTRLVAERASTFTRLAAAIDPVVRTEQAWERATRAADAAVRRGAATTDEAARVVGLYRQRHDEAAAAADRAAAATRRLTTAQASQVRTRIEGATGVRVEFGTDGRGADVAAYGAEMDRVRAKFVPLAAAQQAYRAQLAEIAQAARVGAISEAERVAALARTKNAFAGQVAAIRSTTAANDTVTRSVGLQAHEWQNLSFQVNDAVTMLASGSSAFQVLATQGGQVYQILQTGNGGVAGSLMAIRDRLLAISPLVGVFGLMAAGAVAAAAAAMSYANAQRDVRLALLGIGQAAGLSAEQVDLIARQAADAAKISVAAAREIEAAFLKSGKVYGDVFLQATVAAANFAKATKQDNGGPADFLTANLGNLGSGGYEALAKQAGNFDAALDAQVRALLDAGREADAQRVVVERFGQAYEKVGGQLTAFDRTLNALKSGFSGVWDAVGRATSGAERSSAEMLTITEAQIKNREAIARATNTDPAADQQYNALRERAARLRGEIEKTGEAVRSTSEATRNNIRALDKAAVNAAVPEMASLAQVRENLAKANAELNGLENGGGSSERIEAARKAVAALSAAERDYQVAGGAANMERAKANEMLRAGLQGLQAVTPEQKAEAARQQALAEAFGTVTTGQERSARAASAYNRSLAEQRAASDASSRSMDESTRTANEVARATAQTGKSVEYLTASRKVDEQIRAGVFRADERETKIKEQLQAQLSQVNQQAAQRKRTLDDQASAQEAVNARVAAGTMVSAQATRQVQNEIELRALGRERDAAAGETKTELARRYDELAAAQQRQLSAEDRTRVLSLSEDEDRRIALLQKEAELLGATTRQRQVAMAVLQAEQDLKRQGISATAPESTAYLDKVKLRADMDAAKSEYERLAQDISSAVSGIFDDLFKAGNKGMAGFFDSFARGFSRIGTRMLEQNLIAPLLGGQAGFAGGANPLDAIGKLFGTDGIKKAVNEGSQGGIFDAFSAWLKPAQGSDGKATGGFASSKLGSGLMSAGVGASIGYQSQSPLMGAVGGALAGAATFGPIGAVVGAGAGLIGGSLGCRPARKKDIENERHRRVREFAACDDADGSEPVPA; encoded by the coding sequence ATGACCGAGCGCCGCATCGTTGAACTCGTCGTCGACTCTCGGGGCGCTGAGCAGGGGTTCAGCCGGTACGCGACCGCTGCGACGCAGGCAGGCGCGGCATCGGATCGTGCGGCCGATGCCGAGGACCGGGTTCAAGCTGCGATGGCGAAGGCGGGCGCAGCCCGGGACCGCGCCACCGGAAGCGAGCTTCGGCTACAGGCGGCTATCGACCGGCAGGTCCAGGGCACCGTTGCCAGCACCCGCCTCGTGGCTGAACGGGCCTCGACCTTCACACGCCTTGCCGCTGCGATCGATCCTGTCGTGCGGACGGAGCAGGCGTGGGAACGAGCCACGCGCGCGGCGGATGCGGCGGTGCGCCGTGGGGCGGCAACGACGGACGAAGCCGCTCGGGTCGTCGGCCTCTACCGGCAACGTCATGATGAGGCCGCTGCTGCCGCGGACCGGGCTGCCGCCGCGACGCGCCGACTGACGACCGCTCAGGCGTCGCAGGTCCGGACGAGGATCGAGGGCGCGACAGGGGTGCGGGTCGAATTCGGCACCGATGGGCGCGGGGCGGACGTCGCGGCCTACGGCGCCGAGATGGACAGGGTGCGGGCGAAGTTCGTTCCCCTTGCGGCTGCGCAACAGGCCTATCGGGCGCAGCTTGCCGAAATCGCTCAGGCGGCCAGGGTTGGCGCGATCTCTGAGGCCGAGCGCGTCGCGGCACTGGCGCGGACCAAGAACGCGTTCGCCGGGCAGGTCGCCGCGATCCGGAGCACCACCGCTGCCAACGATACCGTGACGCGATCCGTCGGCCTTCAGGCTCACGAGTGGCAGAACCTGTCGTTTCAGGTGAACGACGCGGTGACGATGCTCGCCAGCGGGTCGTCAGCATTCCAGGTGCTCGCGACGCAGGGCGGTCAGGTCTACCAGATCCTCCAGACCGGCAACGGCGGGGTTGCCGGCTCGCTCATGGCCATCCGCGACCGGCTCTTGGCCATCAGTCCGCTGGTCGGCGTGTTCGGGCTGATGGCGGCCGGCGCCGTGGCGGCCGCTGCTGCGGCGATGTCCTACGCCAACGCGCAGCGCGATGTTCGCCTTGCGCTGCTCGGCATCGGGCAGGCGGCCGGCCTCTCGGCCGAGCAGGTCGACTTGATCGCACGGCAGGCTGCGGATGCGGCCAAGATCTCCGTCGCGGCGGCGCGCGAGATCGAGGCGGCTTTCCTCAAGTCGGGCAAAGTCTACGGTGACGTGTTCCTGCAGGCGACGGTCGCCGCGGCCAACTTTGCCAAGGCGACGAAGCAGGACAACGGGGGGCCCGCCGACTTCCTGACGGCGAACCTCGGAAACCTCGGCTCGGGCGGATACGAGGCTCTGGCCAAGCAGGCCGGGAATTTCGACGCGGCCCTCGATGCGCAAGTTCGCGCGTTGCTCGATGCCGGACGCGAAGCGGACGCTCAACGGGTCGTCGTGGAGCGCTTCGGGCAGGCTTACGAGAAGGTCGGCGGGCAACTCACCGCCTTCGATCGCACGCTCAACGCCCTCAAATCCGGGTTCAGCGGCGTGTGGGATGCCGTCGGCCGTGCGACCTCGGGCGCGGAGCGGTCCAGCGCCGAGATGCTGACGATCACCGAAGCGCAGATTAAGAACCGCGAGGCCATCGCCAGGGCGACGAACACCGACCCGGCCGCAGATCAGCAGTACAATGCGCTGCGCGAGCGGGCTGCGCGCCTGAGGGGCGAGATCGAGAAGACGGGCGAGGCCGTCCGCAGCACCTCCGAGGCGACGCGGAACAACATCAGGGCGCTCGACAAAGCGGCGGTGAACGCCGCCGTGCCCGAGATGGCGTCCCTGGCCCAGGTGCGCGAGAACCTCGCCAAGGCGAACGCCGAGCTGAACGGCCTGGAGAACGGCGGCGGGAGTTCGGAGCGGATCGAAGCGGCCCGCAAGGCGGTTGCCGCCCTCTCGGCCGCCGAGCGGGATTACCAGGTGGCCGGCGGTGCCGCCAACATGGAGCGCGCCAAGGCGAACGAGATGCTGCGGGCGGGCCTTCAGGGGCTGCAAGCAGTCACGCCCGAGCAGAAGGCGGAGGCTGCCCGGCAGCAGGCACTGGCGGAGGCCTTCGGCACCGTCACCACCGGACAGGAAAGGTCGGCGCGCGCGGCCAGCGCCTACAACCGCAGCCTCGCCGAGCAGCGGGCCGCGTCGGACGCGAGCAGCCGCTCGATGGACGAATCGACGAGGACGGCCAACGAGGTCGCCCGCGCCACGGCCCAGACCGGCAAGTCGGTCGAGTACCTGACCGCCAGCCGGAAGGTCGACGAGCAGATCCGTGCCGGCGTGTTCCGCGCGGACGAGCGCGAGACCAAGATCAAGGAGCAGCTCCAGGCACAGCTCTCTCAGGTCAACCAGCAGGCGGCGCAGCGCAAGCGCACCCTGGACGATCAGGCGAGCGCCCAAGAGGCGGTGAATGCGCGTGTCGCCGCTGGCACGATGGTTTCGGCGCAGGCCACCCGGCAGGTTCAGAACGAAATCGAGCTGCGCGCCCTAGGACGCGAGCGGGACGCCGCTGCCGGCGAGACGAAGACAGAACTGGCCCGCCGTTACGACGAGCTCGCCGCCGCGCAGCAGAGGCAGTTGAGCGCGGAGGACCGGACACGGGTTCTCTCCCTGTCGGAGGACGAGGACCGGCGAATTGCCTTGCTCCAAAAGGAGGCGGAACTCCTCGGTGCCACGACCCGCCAGCGGCAGGTTGCTATGGCGGTCCTGCAGGCCGAGCAGGATCTCAAGCGGCAGGGCATCAGCGCCACCGCACCGGAGAGCACCGCTTATCTCGACAAGGTGAAGCTGCGCGCGGACATGGACGCCGCGAAATCGGAATACGAGCGCCTCGCTCAGGATATCTCGTCGGCCGTCTCCGGCATCTTCGACGACCTGTTCAAGGCCGGCAACAAGGGCATGGCCGGGTTCTTCGACAGCTTCGCCCGCGGGTTCTCCCGCATCGGCACGCGCATGCTGGAGCAGAACCTGATCGCGCCGCTACTGGGCGGTCAGGCAGGCTTTGCCGGCGGAGCGAACCCCCTCGACGCGATCGGGAAGCTGTTCGGCACGGACGGCATCAAGAAAGCCGTGAATGAGGGCTCGCAGGGCGGCATCTTCGACGCATTCAGCGCGTGGCTGAAACCCGCCCAGGGCAGCGACGGGAAGGCCACAGGCGGGTTCGCCTCGTCCAAGCTCGGGTCCGGCCTGATGTCGGCGGGCGTCGGCGCATCCATCGGCTACCAGAGCCAGAGCCCGCTCATGGGCGCGGTCGGCGGCGCGCTGGCGGGCGCCGCGACTTTCGGGCCGATCGGTGCCGTCGTCGGCGCCGGTGCCGGCCTCATCGGTGGAAGTCTGGGCTGCCGTCCAGCGAGGAAGAAGGACATCGAGAATGAGCGGCATCGTCGTGTTCGAGAGTTCGCAGCGTGTGACGATGCTGACGGATCTGAGCCTGTACCAGCCTGA
- a CDS encoding helix-turn-helix domain-containing protein, with protein sequence MPPAPRTKPGRPNLIEHHPRRAEIELARIAGGTLQEVADRFGVPRSSLHRHMTKMPVEEYGRLAAVASALAEQQAALLRVAAIAIAAGPSCSPSFAHGAAQ encoded by the coding sequence ATGCCCCCAGCGCCTCGCACGAAGCCCGGCCGGCCGAACCTCATCGAGCACCACCCGCGACGGGCGGAGATCGAGTTAGCGCGCATCGCGGGCGGCACCTTGCAGGAGGTGGCCGATCGGTTCGGCGTCCCGCGATCCTCTCTCCACCGCCACATGACCAAGATGCCGGTCGAAGAGTATGGGCGCCTCGCGGCCGTTGCCTCAGCCCTCGCCGAGCAACAAGCCGCCCTGCTCCGGGTGGCAGCCATTGCCATTGCGGCAGGCCCCAGCTGCTCGCCGTCCTTCGCGCACGGAGCGGCGCAATGA